The Microcebus murinus isolate Inina chromosome 26, M.murinus_Inina_mat1.0, whole genome shotgun sequence genome contains a region encoding:
- the LOC105869299 gene encoding UDP-glucuronosyltransferase 2B4-like gives MAMKWTSVLLLMQLSGHFSSGTCGKVLVCPTEYSHWMNMKTILDELVQRGHEVTVLTHSVSILVDPKQKTSIKFEVFPTSLTKSDFEDVFKQLIDQSTYDLPKATFWSYFSQVQEITWRYSEVLRKICKDAVLNKKLMTRLQESKFDVVLADAIIPCGELLAEILKTPLVYSLRFSPGYQYEKSGGGLLFPPSYVPIVMSELSDQMTFMERIKNMIYVLYFDFWFQTIKVKEWDQFYSEVLGRPTTFYETMKKADMWLIRTYWDFEFPRPLLPNVHFVGGLHCKPAKPLPKEMEDFVQSSGENGVVVFSLGSMLSNMTEERANVIAAALAQIPQKVLWRFDGKKPDTLGPNTRLYKWLPQNDLLGHPKTKAFITHGGTNGVYEAIYHGVPMVGIPLFADQPDNIAHMKAKGAAVRVDFNTMSSTDLLSALKTVINDPMYKENAMKLSRIHHDQPMKPLDLAVFWIEFVMRHKGAKHLRVAAHDLTWFQYHSLDVLGFLLACVATAIFVITKCCLCFCWMIATAGKKEKRE, from the exons ATGGCTATGAAATGGACTTCAGTTCTCCTGCTGATGCAACTGAGTGGTCACTTTAGCTCTGGGACTTGTGGCAAGGTGCTGGTGTGCCCCACAGAATACAGCCACTGGATGAACATGAAGACAATCCTGGATGAACTTGTCCAGAGAGGACATGAGGTGACTGTATTGACACATTCTGTTTCCATTCTCGTTGATCCGAAACAAAAAACCAGTATTAAATTTGAAGTTTTTCCTACATCTTTAACTAAAAGTGATTTTGAAGATGTTTTCAAACAACTGATCGATCAATCGACATATGATCTTCCAAAAGCTACATTTTGGTCATATTTTTCACAAGTACAAGAAATTACATGGAGATATTCTGAAGTTCTAAGAAAGATCTGTAAAGATGCAGTTTTAAACAAGAAACTTATGACAAGGCTACAAGAGTCAAAGTTTGATGTGGTTCTTGCAGATGCCATTATACCCTGCGGTGAGCTGCTGGCTGAGATACTTAAAACACCCCTTGTGTACAGTCTCCGCTTCTCTCCTGGCTACCAATATGAAAAGTCCGGTGGAGGACTTCTATTCCCTCCTTCCTATGTACCTATAGTTATGTCAGAATTAAGTGATCAAATGACATTCATGGAGAggataaaaaatatgatatatgtgctttattttgacttttggttcCAAACAATTAAAGTGAAGGAGTGGGATCAGTTTTACAGTGAAGTACTGG GCAGACCCACTACGTTCTATGAGACAATGAAGAAAGCTGATATGTGGCTTATTCGAACCTATTGGGATTTTGAATTTCCTCGCCCACTCTTACCTAATGTTCATTTCGTTGGCGGACTCCATTGCAAACCTGCCAAACCCCTGCCTAAG GAGATGGAAGACTTTGTCCAGAGCTCTGGAGAAAACGGCGTTGTGGTGTTTTCTCTGGGGTCGATGCTCAGTAACATGACAGAAGAACGGGCCAATGTGATCGCTGCAGCCCTTGCCCAGATCCCACAAAAG GTGCTATGGAGATTTGATGGCAAGAAACCAGACACCTTAGGACCCAATACTCGGCTGTACAAGTGGTTGCCCCAGAATGACCTTCTTG GTCATCCAAAAACCAAGGCTTTCATAACTCATGGTGGAACCAATGGCGTCTATGAGGCCATCTACCACGGGGTCCCCATGGTGGGCATCCCTTTGTTTGCGGATCAACCAGACAACATTGCCCACATGAAGGCCAAGGGGGCAGCAGTTAGAGTGGACTTCAACACAATGTCAAGTACAGATTTGCTCAGTGCTTTGAAGACAGTCATTAATGACCCTAT GTATAAAGAGAATGCTATGAAATTATCAAGAATTCACCATGATCAGCCAATGAAGCCCCTGGATCTCGCAGTCTTCTGGATTGAGTTTGTCATGCGCCACAAAGGAGCCAAACACCTTCGGGTTGCAGCCCACGACCTCACCTGGTTCCAGTACCACTCTCTGGATGTGCTTGGGTTCCTGCTGGCCTGTGTGGCCACTGCTATATTCGTCATCACAAAGTGTTGTCTGTGTTTCTGCTGGATGATTGCTAcagcaggaaagaaggaaaaaagggaataa
- the LOC105872235 gene encoding UDP-glucuronosyltransferase 2B4-like yields the protein MAMKLASVLLLMQLSGHFSSGTCGKVLVWPTGYSHWMNMKTILDELVQRGHEVTVLTHPISILIDRKQATSIKFEVFPTSLTKSDFEDVIIQLIDKWIYDLPKDTFWSYFSQVQEIMWRFSEIMMKLCKDAVLNKKLMTRLQESKFDVVLADAITPCGELLAEILKTPLVYSLRLSPGYQYEKRGGGLLFPPSFVPVLMSELSDQMTFMERVKNMIYVLYFDFWFQTLNMKEWDQFYSEVLGKTTTLYETMKKADMWLIRNYWDFNFPRPFLPNFDFVGGLHCKPAKPLPKEMEDFVQSSGENGVVVFSLGSMLSNMTEERANVIAAALAQIPQKVLWRFHGKKPDTLGPNTRLYKWLPQNDLLGHTKTKAFITHGGANGVYEAIYHGVPMVGIPLFADQPDNVAHMKAKGAAVRVDFSTMSSTDLLSALRTVINDPMYKENAMKLSRIQRDQPVKPLDRAVFWIEFVMRHKGAKHLRVAAHDLTWFQYHSLDVLGFLLACAATAIFVIMKCSMCFWWMFATAGKKKKRE from the exons ATGGCTATGAAATTGGCTTCAGTTCTCCTGCTGATGCAACTGAGTGGTCACTTTAGCTCTGGGACTTGCGGGAAGGTGCTGGTGTGGCCCACAGGATACAGCCACTGGATGAACATGAAGACAATCCTGGATGAACTTGTCCAGAGAGGTCATGAGGTGACTGTATTGACACATCCTATTTCCATTCTCATTGATCGGAAACAAGCAACCAGTATTAAATTTGAAGTTTTTCCTACATCTTTAACTAAAAGTGATTTTGAAGATGTTATCATACAACTGATAGATAAATGGATATATGATCTTCCAAAAGATACATTTTGGTCATATTTTTCACAAGTACAAGAAATCATGTGGAGATTTTCTGAAATCATGATGAAGCTCTGTAAAGATGCAGTTTTAAACAAGAAACTTATGACAAGGCTACAAGAGTCAAAGTTTGATGTGGTTCTTGCAGATGCCATTACTCCCTGTGGTGAGCTGCTGGCTGAGATACTTAAAACACCCCTTGTGTACAGTCTCCGCTTGTCTCCTGGCTACCAATATGAAAAGCGTGGTGGAGGACTTCtattccctccttcctttgtACCTGTACTTATGTCAGAATTAAGTGATCAAATGACATTCATGGAGAGggtaaaaaatatgatatatgtgctttattttgacttttggttcCAAACATTGAATATGAAGGAGTGGGATCAGTTCTACAGTGAGGTATTAG gcAAAACCACTACATTATATGAGACAATGAAGAAAGCTGATATGTGGCTTATTCGAAACTATTGGGATTTTAATTTTCCTCGCCCATTCTTACCAAATTTTGATTTCGTTGGCGGACTCCACTGCAAACCTGCCAAACCCCTGCCTAAG GAGATGGAAGACTTTGTCCAGAGCTCTGGAGAAAATGGTGTTGTGGTGTTTTCTCTGGGGTCGATGCTCAGTAACATGACAGAAGAAAGGGCCAATGTGATCGCTGCAGCCCTTGCCCAGATCCCACAAAAG GTTCTATGGAGATTTCATGGCAAGAAACCAGACACCTTGGGACCCAATACTCGGCTGTACAAGTGGTTGCCCCAGAATGACCTTCTTG GTCACACAAAAACCAAGGCTTTCATAACTCATGGTGGAGCCAATGGCGTCTATGAGGCCATCTACCACGGGGTCCCCATGGTGGGCATCCCTTTGTTTGCGGATCAACCAGACAACGTTGCTCACATGAAGGCCAAGGGGGCAGCTGTTAGAGTGGACTTCAGCACAATGTCAAGTACAGATTTGCTCAGTGCTTTGAGGACAGTCATTAATGACCCTAT GTATAAAGAGAATGCTATGAAATTATCAAGAATTCAGCGTGACCAGCCAGTGAAGCCTCTCGATCGAGCAGTCTTCTGGATCGAGTTTGTCATGCGCCACAAAGGAGCCAAACACCTTCGGGTTGCAGCCCACGACCTCACCTGGTTCCAGTACCACTCTCTGGATGTGCTTGGGTTCCTGCTGGCCTGTGCGGCCACTGCTATATTCGTCATCATGAAATGTTCTATGTGTTTTTGGTGGATGTTTGCTacagcaggaaagaagaaaaaaagggagtaA